A genome region from Anastrepha ludens isolate Willacy chromosome 3, idAnaLude1.1, whole genome shotgun sequence includes the following:
- the LOC128859082 gene encoding uncharacterized protein LOC128859082: MHSQWRCHWRAFIMALRHIKMHNGITVCPTACLQHHSTFTFRINYATFNNSFVRSNDFEIGTPQATNKSTDRQTVTLPTALQLSQVFSLTGPLIYALLITSFIVFLGPFGIRGCCSSVLIRHAVATSALTLVIELTSTCQTDLCEHAWLWSTGLL; the protein is encoded by the exons ATGCATTCTCAATGGCGGTGCCATTGGAGGGCATTTATAATGGCCCTAAGacatataaaaatgcataatGGCATAACTGTCTGCCCGACTGCTTGCCTACAGCACCATTCGACATTTACATTCAGAATTAATTATGCAACATTCAACAATTCTTTCGTCCGCTCAAATGATTTCGAGATTGGCACACCACAGGCCACGAACAAGtcgacagacagacagacagtaACTTTGCCGACAGCGCTGCAATTATCACAAGTTTTTTCACTTACAGGTCCGCTCATATACGCTTTACTTATTACttcttttattgtatttctGGGGCCGTTTGGCATTCGTGGGTGTTGCAGTAGCGTTCTAATTCGACATGCCGTTGCTACGAGCGCACTTACATTG GTGATTGAACTGACTTCCACTTGTCAAACGGATTTGTGCGAGCACGCTTGGCTGTGGTCGACGGGTCTGTTATAA